CTCGGCACCTGCCCGCAGGGACACACCGTCGACCGGCACCGGCGCCCGTCACGGGTGCTGTCCTGCCGTCGCTGCGGCCCCCGGTTCAGCCCCGACTCGATCTTCGAGTGGACCCACCACGGGGTGCCGACCGACCCCGGTCCGGGCTATCGTCGCGAGCTCGCCGGCATCCTCGCGCGCCGCTGATCCCCGCGTCGGGGATGAATTCCGGCGTCGGCATGGTTGGCTGTGGGTGTGAATGTTCGCGAGATCCTGCCCCCCGGCGTCGACCTGCCCTCCGAGGGCACGGTGACGATGTTCTCCACGACCTGGTGCGGCTACTGCCGTCGGCTGAAGTCGCAGCTGGATCGTGAGGGCATCGGCTACACCGAGATCAACATCGAGAACACCCCCGGCACCGCCGAGCTCGTCGAGACGGTCAACGGCGGCAACCAGACCGTGCCGACGCTGCTCTTCCCCGACGGCTCGTCGGCCACGAACCCCTCGCTGGCCGACGTGCGCAGACAACTGGGCTGACCATGGCCAAGCTCTCCCAACCGACCAAGGCCGCGATCGGGACCAGCCTTGCCGGTGGCGCCCTGTCGGCCCTGTCCAACGCACCGCTGCAGTTCGGGCACCTCTTCCGGGGGCGCTTCCCGACCGTGGCGGTGACGGGGATGACCGGTGTCGGCAAGACCCGCCTGGCCGACCGCCTCGCCCGGCGCGCCTCCGTCGACGCCGCCCTCGACGATGGCTCGGCGACGATGGAGCGCCGCACCCGCAAGACCGCCAAGGGCCGCGGCTTCCGCTTCCGCGTCGTCCCGGGCGACAACGCCGCGACGAGGCTGTCCGCGCTCGATGAGGTCTTCCACGACGACCCGGTCGACGGGGTCCTGCACGTCGTTGCCAACGGCCACGCCACCCCGCGCGGGACCATGCCCGCCGACGCCACGCGCGAGGACCTGCTGGCGGCCGAGCTCGAGGACTTCGCGATCACCTCGCACCGGATCGCCTCGATGGCCGTGCGCCGGGACAAGCCGATCTGGATGATCATCGTCGTGACGAAGTCGGACCTCTTCGCCGACGACGTGGACGCCGCCGTCCGGTACTACTCCGCCGGCAGCGGCACCCCCTTCGGCGCCAAGGTCGACGAGCTGCGCTCGCTCGCCGGCGGTGCCCGCCTCTCCGTCGACGTCGTGCCGATGTTCACCGAGGCCGAGGCCACCACCGGCAAGGAGAAGAAGCAGGCCGACCGCGGCTCCGCGCAGCTGATCAGCCGCCTCGAGGCGCGGATGGCCCAGCTCAGCGGCCACCTATGAGTCAGCAGGAGCTGTGGCCCACGGTCAGCGCTGCCGATACGGTGGCGCCGTGGCCGACCTGCTGCTGATGATCGTCGTGGAGTGACACCGCATGAGGCCCCGACGTCGTGCTGTCCTTGGTGCCGGTGGCGCCGCTGTCGTGGCGCTGCTGTCCGGCTGCTCCTCGACGTCGCGGACCGAGGCACCCCAGCCCACAGGCAACGGCTCGCCCAGCCCGGGGACAGAGGGTTCGACTGAGCAACACCCGCCCATGATCCACATCCATGGAGTCGCTCGTCACCCGCGCACCGGTGATCTGCTGCTGGCAACACACCAGGGCTTGTTCCAGCAGGTCGACGGCGAGCTCGTCCGCAATGGTCCCGCCATCGACCTGATGGGCTTCGCCATCGACGGCGATGGCACTCTCTACGCCTCCGGGCACCCCGCACCGGGCACCGATCTCCCTCAGCCGGTGGGTCTCATCACCTCACAGGACACGGGTGGCACCTGGCAGATCGCGTCACGAGGAGGACAATCGGACTTCCACGCTCTGAGCGCCGGACCGACTGGCGTCCTCGGCTTCGACGGAACCCTTCGTCACACCCGGGACACCAAGACCTGGACCACACGGGAGATCCCTTCGCCCCCACGGGTACTGGCTGCCTCTCCGACGTCCGGGAGGGTACTGGCCACCACCGAGGCCGGCCTGCTCATCAGCCAGGACGATGGCGCCACGTGGGCCTCCCTCACCCCACCGGAGACCGCCGTCCTCGCCGCGTGGGCCGACGAGGACACCGTTGTGGTCTCCTCGCCCGGAGGACGGATCGCCACCAGCGATGACGCCGGCCGCGCCTGGCGTCGTCACCCGAAGAGCATCGGGGCGGCCGAGGCGCTGTGGGCGGGTCGCACTGCTGAGGGGCAGCTGGAGATCATCGCGTCCGTCGAAGGACGCGTGATCAGCACGACGGACGCAGGAACAACGACCCGGACGCTGATTCAGTGACTCGTGGGCACTGAACCACCGGCGC
Above is a window of Janibacter cremeus DNA encoding:
- a CDS encoding mycoredoxin, with protein sequence MFSTTWCGYCRRLKSQLDREGIGYTEINIENTPGTAELVETVNGGNQTVPTLLFPDGSSATNPSLADVRRQLG
- a CDS encoding GTPase domain-containing protein, encoding MAKLSQPTKAAIGTSLAGGALSALSNAPLQFGHLFRGRFPTVAVTGMTGVGKTRLADRLARRASVDAALDDGSATMERRTRKTAKGRGFRFRVVPGDNAATRLSALDEVFHDDPVDGVLHVVANGHATPRGTMPADATREDLLAAELEDFAITSHRIASMAVRRDKPIWMIIVVTKSDLFADDVDAAVRYYSAGSGTPFGAKVDELRSLAGGARLSVDVVPMFTEAEATTGKEKKQADRGSAQLISRLEARMAQLSGHL
- a CDS encoding F510_1955 family glycosylhydrolase, producing the protein MIHIHGVARHPRTGDLLLATHQGLFQQVDGELVRNGPAIDLMGFAIDGDGTLYASGHPAPGTDLPQPVGLITSQDTGGTWQIASRGGQSDFHALSAGPTGVLGFDGTLRHTRDTKTWTTREIPSPPRVLAASPTSGRVLATTEAGLLISQDDGATWASLTPPETAVLAAWADEDTVVVSSPGGRIATSDDAGRAWRRHPKSIGAAEALWAGRTAEGQLEIIASVEGRVISTTDAGTTTRTLIQ